In Lagopus muta isolate bLagMut1 chromosome 6, bLagMut1 primary, whole genome shotgun sequence, one DNA window encodes the following:
- the NUDT14 gene encoding uridine diphosphate glucose pyrophosphatase NUDT14 isoform X2 — translation MIRRMDGQNGAKKFWDFMRTHDSVSILIFNTSRQCFVVVKQFRPAVYMCEVERQHPQLFQKQDKESFSRLEDPLPAVVGVTYELCAGIVDKPQLSLEEIACEEILEECGYRVPVTNLKKITSYRSGVGVTGSRQTLFYAEVTDQMRTSEGGGQPEEGELIEVVEIPLEDSMKFAYDEAFPKTMGVIFSFMWFQNNIAPKLPKK, via the exons aatggCGCTAAGAAGTTTTGGGACTTTATGAGGACACATGACAG CGTGTCGATCCTGATCTTCAATACTTCTCGGCAGTGCTTTGTAGTGGTGAAGCAGTTCCGCCCAG ctgTTTACATGTGTGAAGTAGAAAGGCAACATCCTCAGCTCTTCCAGAAGCAGGACAAGGAGAGTTTCTCCCGCCTGGAGGATCCCTTACCTGCAGTGGTAGGAGTGACTTATGAACTCTGTGCTGGCATCGTAGACAAGCCACAGCTTTCTTTAGAAGAAATTGCCTGTGAGGAGATCTTAGAAGAATGTGGCTATCGTGTTCCTGTTACAAACCTGAAGAAGATCACTTCCTACAG GTCTGGAGTAGGTGTGACAGGTTCCAGGCAGACGTTGTTTTATGCAGAAGTAACAGACCAGATGAGAACAAGTGAAGGAGGTGGCCAACCTGAGGAAGGAGAGCTGATTGAAGTTGTAGAGATACCTTTAGAAGACTCCATGAAGTTTGCTTATGATGAGGCTTTTCCCAAGACGATGGGTGTCATCTTCAGCTTCATGTGGTTCCAAAATAACATAGCACCCAAGCTgccaaaaaaataa